From a single Prionailurus bengalensis isolate Pbe53 chromosome A1, Fcat_Pben_1.1_paternal_pri, whole genome shotgun sequence genomic region:
- the LOC122468758 gene encoding olfactory receptor 2M3-like has product MAWENQTFNFDFILLGIFNHSSTHIFLFSLVLGIFTFAIMGNTVMILLIYLDNQLHTPMYFLLSQLSLMDLMLICTTVPKMAFNYLSGRKCISLAGCGTQIFLYVSLLGAECFLLAVMAYDRYVAICHPLRYSILMNQKICHLMVLSSWIVGSLDGIIVVAVALSFPYCGAREIPHFFCDVPALLTLSCTNTLLFERLMFICCVIMLLFPVTVIIASYIQVIVAVIQMGSGEGRQRAFATCSSHLMVVGMYYGAAMFIYMRPVSDRSPTQDKMVSAFYTILTPMLNPLIYSLRNKEVARGLMKVLGRGSLHSKLPN; this is encoded by the coding sequence ATGGCATGGGAGAATCAGACTTTCAACTTTGACTTTATCCTCCTGGGAATCTTCAATCACAGTTCCACCCacatcttcctcttctctctggtcTTGGGAATCTTCACATTTGCCATCATGGGAAACACTGTCATGATTCTCCTCATCTACCTGGACAACCagctccacacccccatgtacttcctCCTCAGCCAACTCTCCCTCATGGACCTCATGCTCATCTGCACCACTGTACCCAAGATGGCCTTCAACTACTTGTCTGGCAGGAAGTGCATCTCTCTAGCTGGGTGTGGAACccagatatttttatatgtgtctcTGCTTGGAGCAGAATGTTTCCTGTTGGCTGTAATGGCCTATGACCGTTATGTTGCCATTTGCCACCCATTAAGATACTCAATTCTCATGAACCAGAAAATCTGTCATCTTATGGTCCTTTCTTCCTGGATTGTTGGCTCTCTTGATGGTATAATTGTTGTTGCAGTCGCACTATCCTTCCCATATTGTGGTGCCCGGGAAATACCTCACTTTTTCTGTGATGTCCCTGCCCTTCTCACTCTCTCATGCACTAATACATTGCTATTTGAAaggttaatgtttatttgctgtGTAATTATGCTTCTTTTCCCTGTAACAGTAATTATTGCTTCCTACATTCAGGTCATTGTAGCTGTCATTCAAATGGGGTCTGGGGAAGGCCGCCAAAGAGCTTTTGCTACCTGTTCCTCTCACCTCATGGTGGTAGGAATGTATTATGGAGCAGCCATGTTCATATACATGAGGCCTGTTTCTGACCGTTCCCCCACCCAGGACAAGATGGTGTCAGCCTTTTATACCATCCTTACTCCTATGCTGAATCCCCTCATCTATAGCCTCCGCAACAAGGAAGTGGCCAGAGGATTAATGAAGGTGTTAGGGAGGGGAAGTCTACATAGCAAATTGCCTAATTAA